Sequence from the Aquimarina sp. Aq107 genome:
AACATTATTAAAAGTTATTGGAACGCCTTTAGGCAAACCTGTAGTTCCAGAAGTAAATAAAATATATGCTAATTCATCACCTGAAAATTGCTTAGGTTCTAAATTAATTTCGGCATCTTTTAATTGATTAGTAGCAATAACCTGATAATCATTATACATCGAACTTTCTGATGAATCTAAAACGAATTTAGTCTCTGTAAGTTCAAAAACTTTTGAATTTCTTTCAAAAGGAACTTCTGGATTAACCGGTACGTAAGCTTTACCTTCTAGCCACAATGCTATTATACTCGCATATGTTTGAAGATCATCATTAGTAACTAAACCAATAAGTTTTTCTGAATCCTCAATCTCGCTTGCGACCGTTAATCTAATTTTAGATATTTCTAAAGCAAACTCCTTATACGTATAGAAAACACCATTAATACATAAAACATTGTGATCTGTGTGTTTTTCTATTGATTCTTGTAATTGTTTTACGAATTCCATCTGTAGTCGGTTATACTAATTGGTTTAATAAAAATGTCCATCTCGGTTTAACATCGAAAAATTCTCTGAGTCTATTTTTGTGTCATCATGCGCTAATCCCTTTTTAGTCACTTTATGCGTAAAAATTGTCTTATATCTTTTCGTAATCGTATTGGATAACTTGGTGTCATCCGTGAATATGAATGTTCTTTTTTGTTTTACAAAGTTTTCCATCAATGCGTCTACGCAAGCATCATAATTCTCTTCATCCTTAACAATAAAATACTTTATATTAAACTCATTATAATTAATCACATATGATAAAAAACCAATAATTTCTTCTCCTTTAACAATTTTTAAGTTATGAAGATAAATATTATTACTAATACCTGTTTGTAATGATTTATGAGGATGTCTTTGGGGTACTGGAGTCTGTAAGTATTGATTTGCGTCAATCTGCCAGTTCACATATTCTTTATTTTTATAAATTAAATCATTATCTAACAGAGGTTGTATAAAGCTCCAAGTTTCATCATCTAGTTGATTCACATACTCATAAGAAAGATTTTGTACGTTTTTTTTGAATTTTGATGTATTTAATGACCGAATCATCCATCCAGTGAAACTATCAAATCTGTCTAATATAAATTTAAATGATTTTAAAAACTTAAATCTTCCAATTAACATAGAAGCATCTAAACTAAAAAATATGGTATGCCTTAACCTAGAAGCGATTACTTTAAATGGTTGTTTTTCATAAAATGTAGTAACATTCTCCGCGTATGATTTTATTAAAACCTGTTTACCTGTTAGGTTCACGGCTTCATTATAGATATAAGTTCCTAATACGGTATCCTTATATGACTTATGAACCCACCAGGAAATCATCCAATATACTTTTTTAGGATCTCCATTCTTTACATTCAATAAATCTGGAAACATAAATATAAAAGAAATCATCTTATCCCCTTCATATCCTATTACACCACAATAATCATCCTCCTGAATTCTATTGTTAGCAACTAACCATAATGCCTTACTTTTGGGTAATGGCGCTAGATCATTTTTCCAATAAGTATTATTATCAATAGCTTCGCTTAACATTTTTTTTGTTAAGCCTATTACTTGTAAATCCTTACTCATTTTTTTATTAGTATAATATAACTAGTTAGTTCCATCAAACCATTCTGACGTTAATTCTTTTGATAAATTAACATCTTCCTTTTTTACTACTTTTTTTAAAGTTAGACCTAATATCTTTAGGTCTAACAAAAAACTACAATTCTCAACATACCAAACATCATATTCGAACTTCTTTTTCCAAGTAATGGAATTTCTACCATTAACCTGTGCCCAACCTGTAATACCAGGTCTTACATTATGTCTTTTTTTCTGTGTTTCATTATAAACTGGTAAATACTCAATAATCAAAGGTCTAGGACCAATTAAGGACATATCACCTTTTAGCACATTAATCAACTGTGGAATTTCATCCAGCGATGTTTTCCTAACAAAAGTACCTACAGTCGTCATTCGTTCATTATCTGGTAATAAATTACCTTTATCATCCTTTAGATCATTCATAGTTTTAAACTTAATGATACTAAATATTTTTTCAGATTTACCAGGACGTTTTTGTACAAAAAATGGTTTCCCATTATTTGCTATTGCAAGAAATATTATCAATACTAAAAATATAGGTCCAATACATATCAATAGCATCAAAGAAATGCTAAAATCAAAAACCCTTTTAAAAAAATACCTATACACCTTTTTCTAGTTAAAAATGACTACAATAAAAATCATGGAAAAAATTCCATGTCATACTTTTATACTTAAAAAACGGGGGAAATAAAATAGATAAACGATAAATGTCTGTCAGGGGGAATGCAGTGATCATCATATCTATAATTCTATCGTTAGAATCGCTGGCAAATATACAATGTATATTTTACTTTTTTAACTTAAATTAACTACTTTTTGATAAAAAACAATTCGTGCTTATATTTAAATTTTGAAGGCTCTTTAAGCACTGAATTCATTAACAATAGCTCTTTGTTTACCCGAATTTAATAAAGGGATTTCTGAAACATATTCTAATTTTATCAATGCATCTTCTCCTAGATATTCTTTAAACTCCTTTATAAACTCATTTTCTTTTTCAAAAACATTATTTTCAGTTTTTAATTTTATAAGATATTGATTTGCTGTCTTCTGGATAATTTGTCTTTGTTTAACTTCTTTGTACTTATTAATTACCAAAAGAATACTTGTGGATAATATCTCTCCAGATGTACTACGTATCATATCCATCTTTCTACCTTCTACTTTAGTCAACACTAACCTTGCTATATTCTTATTTTCTATATAATTCATAATACCAATATCTCCAGTATCATATCGAATCATAGGGGTATCATAATTAAATAAGTCTGTAATTACAATTCTTCCTAATGTACCAGGCGTTACTCTAGTATCACTATTGAAATCTAAAACTTCTACATAATAACTTGCCCAGTTAATGGTAAAATATTCTTTCTGACAAGGTTGTTGCGCAATCATTCCATTTTCTGCGTTAGAATATCTAGATACCATATCAACATCAAAATATTTTTTCATTGACTTTTTAGTTAATGGGTCTAAACGTTCAGACATTCCTATTACGGATCTTAATTTACAATGAATTGGTTTAGAATTTATAGTATCTAAATACTTACATATTTTATCAAATGATGACGCATACCCTAACATTCCTTTATTTGATTTATCGTTCTTTAAGACATCAACCAAATCCTTAATAGAATCTGACGATAAATCAAATACATCAATTGGAGTAATATTTTGAAAAAAAGATGCTAGTTTATTTTTCATTTTAAACATATTCCAAAAACGTAAATAGAATAGTTTATATCCAATATAAAACCCACACAACTCAGAAAAATAAATGATATCAGCGGTATTTCTAGCTTTTTTATTAATATCCTGATATACGGTAAAAGAGGCTCCAGTAGACCCACTCGTAGACACTCCAATTTTCTTGCTATTCTTATGTTTTTGAGATTGAATTTTTTGATAAGACGATCTTACAATTTCTTTATTAACCACAGGAAAATTCTCAAGGTTTTCTGGATTTATATCTTTGTAAAACACAGTAGATGTTACAGCATGCTTTAATACATCTTTCAAAAACTTTGATTGTTTATCTAGTACGGCCTTTTCTAAAGGGTTCTCTATACTATCTTTGATATCAAGATAATGTCTTCTAACTTTTCCTCCAGAAACAAAATCAACTATCCAAAAAGAAATATTCCTAATCTTTTCGTTAACTCTCATATTCTATACTTACTCTTAATGAATAAAGCCCCGAAATAATCAAAGTCACATATTGATATTGTGTGTATAATAGATGAAACTAAGATAAAACATATTGTGGGTAATACTATATTTTATCAATCTAAATTATGACGATGTTATTTACTTTTCTTGTTTTGGGTAAAATAAGAAATTGTTTCTAAAAACTAAAGGAAAAATGAAATTACAATTCGTTGTGTTTTTTGTTATACTTTATTATTGTTAATAATATTAACACGCTTAAAATTCCACAACCAAAAATCCAATATAATAAAGTACTATTCTTAAAAGGAATTGGTGAAGAATCTCCAATAAGGTAAAATCCTCCCCAATAAAAAGGGGCCTTATAATCAATAGTAGTAGTATTAAGAAATTTTAATTTAGCATTTTGAAGTGCTTTATCTTTACTCATACCTTTTTTAAGATTAGAATAGAAATACTCCATTAACTTTGGAGTAGTTTCGTCTGATACTGACCAATTCGTTAATAATAAGCTTTTAGTTCCTGCATACTGAAAGGCATTCCCCAAACTCATTATTCCTTCACCTTTGGCTATTTTACCAGAACCTGTATTACAGGCACTAAGAACTGCTAGATCCGAAGG
This genomic interval carries:
- a CDS encoding sugar transferase; translation: MYRYFFKRVFDFSISLMLLICIGPIFLVLIIFLAIANNGKPFFVQKRPGKSEKIFSIIKFKTMNDLKDDKGNLLPDNERMTTVGTFVRKTSLDEIPQLINVLKGDMSLIGPRPLIIEYLPVYNETQKKRHNVRPGITGWAQVNGRNSITWKKKFEYDVWYVENCSFLLDLKILGLTLKKVVKKEDVNLSKELTSEWFDGTN
- a CDS encoding phenylacetate--CoA ligase family protein translates to MRVNEKIRNISFWIVDFVSGGKVRRHYLDIKDSIENPLEKAVLDKQSKFLKDVLKHAVTSTVFYKDINPENLENFPVVNKEIVRSSYQKIQSQKHKNSKKIGVSTSGSTGASFTVYQDINKKARNTADIIYFSELCGFYIGYKLFYLRFWNMFKMKNKLASFFQNITPIDVFDLSSDSIKDLVDVLKNDKSNKGMLGYASSFDKICKYLDTINSKPIHCKLRSVIGMSERLDPLTKKSMKKYFDVDMVSRYSNAENGMIAQQPCQKEYFTINWASYYVEVLDFNSDTRVTPGTLGRIVITDLFNYDTPMIRYDTGDIGIMNYIENKNIARLVLTKVEGRKMDMIRSTSGEILSTSILLVINKYKEVKQRQIIQKTANQYLIKLKTENNVFEKENEFIKEFKEYLGEDALIKLEYVSEIPLLNSGKQRAIVNEFSA